In Polypterus senegalus isolate Bchr_013 chromosome 12, ASM1683550v1, whole genome shotgun sequence, the following are encoded in one genomic region:
- the alas1 gene encoding 5-aminolevulinate synthase, nonspecific, mitochondrial, whose protein sequence is METIVRRCPFLARVSQAFLQKAGKSLVFYATNCPVMMELASRPLARTLGTSAAQCQRTVETTPPESSKAHHEASSKEKILPPEHPVTSGCPVTASKCPFLAAEMSQGSSNVFRKASLELQEDVKEMQAERKETAETTVNPTVINISKDDEHKPRDLLKDLLKQRPTRVSHLLQDNMPKSITSFQYDKFFEKRIDEKKSDSTYRVFKTVNRRADIFPMADDYSESLVSKKAVSVWCSNDYLGMSRHPRVVRSIMDTLRLHGAGAGGTRNISGTSKFHVDLEYELAHLHGKDSALLFSSCFVANDSTLFTLAKMLPGCEIYSDSGNHASMIQGIRNSGVPKFVFRHNDVNHLRELLKKSDPSTPKIVAFETVHSMDGAVCPLEEMCDVAHEFGAVTFVDEVHAVGLYGTRGGGIGDRDGVMHKMDIISGTLGKAFGCVGGYIASTTALVDTVRSYAAGFIFTTSLPPMLLAGARESVQILKSEEGRSLRRKHQRNVKLLRQMLMDAGLPVVHCPSHIIPIRVADAAKNTKICDLLMSKYNIYVQAINYPTVPRGEELLRIAPTPHHTPQMMEFFTEKLLTTWREADLDLKPHSSAECNFCRRPLHFDVMSEREKSYFSGLSKLVSVKA, encoded by the exons ATGGAGACCATTGTTCGTCGCTGCCCATTTTTGGCGCGTGTATCACAAGCATTTCTGCAGAAAGCTGGGAAGTCGCTTGTATTTTATGCAACAAATTGCCCTGTGATGATGGAACTTGCAAGTAGACCTCTTGCTCGTACACTTGGTACTTCGGCAGCCCAATGCCAGCGAACAGTGGAGACTACGCCACCTGAAT cttctaAGGCACACCATGAGGCCTCttctaaagaaaaaatattgccACCTGAACATCCAGTTACCTCTGGTTGTCCAGTGACAGCCTCTAAATGCCCTTTCTTGGCAGCAGAAATGAGCCAAGGAAGTAGTAATGTGTTCCGAAAAGCAAGCTTAGAATTGCAAGAGGATGTCAAGGAAATGCAAGCTGAGAGAAAAG AGACGGCTGAAACTACAGTTAACCCAACTGTGATCAATATCTCGAAGGATGATGAGCATAAACCCAGAGACCTTTTAAAAGATCTGTTAAAACAGCGCCCTACGAGAGTTTCTCATCTCTTGCAGGATAATATGCCTAAAT ccataACCAGTTTCCAATATGATAAATTCTTTGAAAAAAGGATTGATGAGAAAAAGAGTGATAGCACATATCGGGTATTTAAAACTGTTAATCGAAGAGCTGATATATTTCCAATGGCTGATGATTATTCTGAATCACTGGTTTCCAAGAAGGCGGTTTCTGTATGGTGTAGTAATGATTATTTGGGAATGAGTCGTCATCCTCGTGTAGTTCGGTCAATCAT gGATACTCTACGGCTACATGGTGCAGGAGCAGGTGGCACTCGGAACATCTCTGGCACCAGCAAATTTCATGTAGATTTGGAATATGAGCTTGCACACCTTCATGGCAAGGATTCTGCTCTGTTGTTCTCCTCCTGTTTTGTGGCAAATGACTCCACTCTTTTTACTCTTGCGAAAATGCTGCCAG gttgTGAAATTTATTCTGATTCTGGAAATCATGCCTCAATGATTCAAGGTATTCGGAATAGTGGAGTACCGAAGTTTGTTTTTCGACATAATGATGTTAATCATCTTAGGGAGCTTTTGAAAAAGTCTGATCCTTCAACTCCAAAAATTGTTGCCTTTGAGACTGTACACTCTATGGATG GAGCAGTTTGTCCTTTGGAGGAAATGTGTGATGTTGCCCATGAATTTGGAGCTGTCACGTTTGTTGATGAGGTGCATGCTGTAGGACTTTATGGTACACGTGGTGGGGGAATAGGAGACCGTGATGGTGTTATGCACAAAATGGATATCATATCTGGAACTCTAG GAAAGGCATTTGGCTGTGTTGGAGGATATATAGCCAGCACAACTGCTCTTGTGGACACTGTGCGATCCTATGCTGCTGGTTTTATATTCACTACTTCTTTGCCACCTATGCTGTTGGCTGGTGCCAGAGAGTCTGTTCAGATACTAAAAAGTGAAGAAGGGCGTTCCCTGAGGCGCAAACATCAACGCAATGTGAAACTTCTAAGGCAGATGCTTATGGATGCTGGTCTCCCAGTAGTACATTGTCCAAGTCACATCATTCCAATTAGA GTTGCTGATGCAGCTAAGAACACAAAGATTTGTGATTTGCTTATGAGcaaatacaatatatatgtacaggCCATCAACTACCCAACAGTTCCTCGTGGAGAAGAACTTCTACGCATTGCCCCAACACCTCACCATACCCCACAAATGATGGAGTTTTTTACTG AGAAACTACTGACAACCTGGAGAGAGGCTGATTTAGACCTGAAGCCCCACTCATCTGCTGAATGCAATTTTTGTAGAAGGCCTCTTCACTTTGATGTGATGAGTGAAAGGGAGAAGTCCTACTTCAGTGGGTTGAGCAAACTTGTGTCTGTAAAAGCTTGA